AAGACAGGGTATTTTGGACCACGCTTGATTTTCTTGATAAATTCAGAGTCGTAAATAGCAATCAATTCTGCTGGAACAGGGGCTACTTTTCGAGTCTCAAAATCAATTAAAACAAAGGTTGTGGCGATAGTCATCATTTTCTGACCGTCCTGTCCAAAAATGTCAAAATCACGGTAACAGAACAATTTGTTATACGACCTTGCTTCTGTTTCAATAGTGATTTTCTCTGCAAATCTTGGAAGTCTTTCAATACTAATATTGTAATCTGTGATGACCCAAACTAAACCATACGTATCTAAAACATATTGATCTGACACACCTAGTTCTGCTGATTGCATGCCAGAGACTTGCAAAGCAACCGACAATAAATGTGGCAATTTAACACAATGATTCACATCTGTCTCATAAAAGGGAATCTCATAAGTTATCCTATATCGTTTTCCCATTTTTAACCTTCTTTCTAATCATCATTATCAAGAATAAATTTTTCCGCAACAGTATCTCCAAGGAAAAGACCTTTTTTGGTCATGCGAATGGTATCATCTTCATGAATCAAGAGACCATCCTTGACTAAATCGGCAACGATTTGCCCGTAACGCTCTTCAAAACCGACACCAAATTTTGCTTCAAAATGACTGATGGAAATGCCAGATTTCTTACGCAAGCCTAGGAAAAACTCTTCCTCCATCATTTCCTCTTTGCTTAGGATATCTTCACCTAGACGCGAATGCCCATGTTCCGCAATGGCTTTAAGGTAATGCTGAATTGGTCCACGATTGCGGTAGCGCACTCCATCGAGGTAACCCGAAGCACCCGCACCAACACCGTAGTATTCGACATTGTCCCAGTACATGAGATTATGACGACTTTCAAATCCTGGCTTGGTGAAATTGGAAATTTCATAATGTTCGAAGCCATTTTTTTCCAACTCATTGATGATATAGGTAAACATATCCGCTTCGATGTCTTCATTTGGTAAATGCAAGCGACCACGACGTTGCTTATTCATGAAAACTGTATGATTCTCCAAAATCAAACTGTAAAGACTGAGATGGGGAATATCTAAGGCCAAAGCTTTACGAACATTTTCCTCAACCTGTTCCATGGTCTGATTGGGTAAAGCGTATATCAAATCAATCGAAATATTAGTCAAACCAGCTGCTTT
The sequence above is drawn from the Streptococcus pluranimalium genome and encodes:
- a CDS encoding acyl-ACP thioesterase domain-containing protein, yielding MGKRYRITYEIPFYETDVNHCVKLPHLLSVALQVSGMQSAELGVSDQYVLDTYGLVWVITDYNISIERLPRFAEKITIETEARSYNKLFCYRDFDIFGQDGQKMMTIATTFVLIDFETRKVAPVPAELIAIYDSEFIKKIKRGPKYPVLENAAKTDYHVRYFDLDMNGHVNNSKYLDWIYDVMPIDFLKTHYPKHIDLKYVKEIHYGRDIVSEVLLEDRISRHQITTEGQINAQALIEWSAVSEEA
- the hemW gene encoding radical SAM family heme chaperone HemW; amino-acid sequence: MSQKPTSAYVHIPFCTQICYYCDFSKVFIKNQPVDDYLTALISEFNYYDIHDLKTLYIGGGTPTAISAEQLDYLLSNLEKQINLEMLEEFTIEANPGDLTPEKIEVLKKSAVNRVSLGVQTFFDKQLKQIGRSHNEAQIYESIDALKAAGLTNISIDLIYALPNQTMEQVEENVRKALALDIPHLSLYSLILENHTVFMNKQRRGRLHLPNEDIEADMFTYIINELEKNGFEHYEISNFTKPGFESRHNLMYWDNVEYYGVGAGASGYLDGVRYRNRGPIQHYLKAIAEHGHSRLGEDILSKEEMMEEEFFLGLRKKSGISISHFEAKFGVGFEERYGQIVADLVKDGLLIHEDDTIRMTKKGLFLGDTVAEKFILDNDD